In Streptomyces sp. TLI_146, the genomic stretch CTCAGCCACTTCGTCCTGCAGCCCTTCCTGATCCCCAGCGGCTCCATGGAGCCCACCCTGAAGGTGGGCGACCGGGTCCTGGTCAACAAGCTGGCGTACCGTTTCGGCAGCCATCCGGCCCGCGGTGACGTCGTGGTCTTCGACGGCCGGGGTTCCTTCACGGACGAGCCGCCGGACGGGAACCCGGTGGGCAGGGCCCTTCGTTCAGCGGTTGCGTCCCTGGGGCTGCGGGAGCCCGAGGGGAATGTGTACGTGAAGCGGGTCGTCGGCGTCGGCGGCGACCGGATCGTGTGCTGCGACAAGGGCGGGAGGGTGCGGGTGAACGGGACACCGGTGACCGAGGAGTACGTGCACCCGGGCGACGCCCCCTCCCAGGTGCCCTTCGACATCGTGGTGCCCGACGGCACCCTGTTCGTCCTGGGCGACCACCGCTCGCGCTCCAGCGACTCCCGCGACCACCTCGGCTCCCCGGGCGGCGGCATGGTGCCCGTGGACCATGTGGTGGGGCGCGTCGACTGGATCGGCTGGCCGTTCGGCCGCTGGTCGGGCATCGGCGGCTCCGGCGCCTTCGCGCGCGTGCCCGCACCGGGCGGCGCCCATGGGTAACCGCGGGCGCCCGCGCTCGGCGCCCCGCCCCGCCGACGAACCACTGCCCACCGGCACCCGGCCGACGTCGCGTGCGGGGGCGCGGGGGGCGGGGGCGAGAACGAGAGGGGCCGCGGGACGCGCCTCGCAGGCGGATGCCTTCGCGACCGGCCCCGATGCCTTGGCGACTGCCCCTGATGCCTTCGCGACCGCCGCGGATGCCTTCGTGACTGCCGAGGCGCCCGCGGTCGCTCCTACGGAGCCCGATCTCTCCGTACCCGATCTTTCGGGACCCGATCCGTACGCACCCGATCCGTACGCACCCGATCCGTACGCATCCGATCCGTACGCATCCGATCCTTACGCACCCCCCGGACCCGCCACGGAGGCGACGGAACCCGCCACGGAGGCGGCGGCAGCCTCCGAGCGCCCGCCCGGCCGCCGGGCCCAGCAGGGCCGGGCCGACCGGCGCAGGCTCGCCCGCAAGGTGAAGCGGCGCCGCCGCAGGTCCGCGGTGAAGGAGATACCCCTGCTCGTCGGGGTGGCGGTGCTCATCGCCCTCGTACTGAAGACGTTCCTCGTCCAGGCCTTCGTCATCCCGTCCGGCTCGATGCAGGAGACGATCACCATCGGGGACCGGGTGCTCGTCGACAAGCTCACGCCCTGGTTCGGCTCCCGGCCGCAGCGCGGCGACGTGGTGGTCTTCAAGGACCCCGGCGGCTGGCTCAAGGAAGAGAAGAAGACCACCGGCGGCAGCGACCCGGTGGTCGTCAAGCAGGTCAAACAGGGACTCACCTTCATCGGACTGCTGCCCTCCGACAACGAGCAGGATCTCATCAAGCGGGTCATCGCGGTCGGCGGCGACACCGTGAAGTGCTGCGACGCGGGCGGCAAGGTCACCGTCAACGGCGTGCCCCTGGACGAGCCCTACGTACACCCCGGCAACCCGCCCTCGGAGATCAGGTTCGAGGTCAAGGTGCCCGAGGGACGGCTCTTCATGATGGGCGACCACCGCTCGAATTCGGCCGATTCCCGCTTCCACCTCGACGAGGCGTACCACGGGACCGTCTCCGAGGACGGCGTCATCGGGCGGGCCGTCGTCATCGGCTGGCCCTTCGACCGCTGGAAGTGGCTGGAGGAGCCCGGGACATTCGGCTCGGTGCCGGACGCGCCCGGCAGGTCGGACACCGCGCTCGGTGCGTCGCATAGGGTGTCCTCCCGGGATCCGGCAGCGGATCCCGACAGATCACGCGAAGTAGCAGTAAATAAATCGATATCGGATGACCCGAAATCGAACGAGACGATCCGGCTCCCGAGCCCTGCGGAACTCCCGCTCGTTATGGGAGTGGTGGGCCTGCGCCTGGCACGGCGCGGGCGGTGGCACGGACTGAGGAGTGGATGTGGGGGATTTGGCGGTCGGCGCACGATCCGGACACGACGAGCCCGAGGAGCGGCCGGACGGGCCCGCCGACCCGCCCGCACAGGCTCAGGCCGACAGCGGCGGTGGCGGCACCGCCGACGGCTCGGGGGGTGACGGTGAGCCGGGCGGCTCGGGCAGCGGCCCCAGGAAGCAGCGCTCCTTCTGGAAGGAGCTGCCGCTGCTCATCGGTATCGCGCTGATCCTGGCGCTGCTGATCAAGACGTTCCTGGTGCAGGCGTTCTCGATCCCCTCGGACTCGATGCAGGACACCCTCCAGCGCGGTGACCGCGTCCTGGTGGACAAGCTGACGCCGTGGTTCGGCTCCACGCCCGAGCGCGGCGAGGTCGTCGTCTTCCACGACCCGGGCGGCTGGCTGGAGGACCAGAAGCCGGCCGAGCCCAACGCGGTGCAGAAGTTCCTCAGCTTCATCGGCCTGATGCCGTCCGCCGAGGAGAAGGACCTGATCAAGCGGGTCATCGCGACCGGCGGCGACACAGTGGAGTGCAAGAAGGGCGGCCCGGTCAAGGTCAACGGCCACGCCCTGAACGAGCCGTACATCTACCCCGGCGACAGCGCCTGCGACGACATGCCGTTCGGCCCGATCAAGGTCCCCAAGGGCCGGATCTGGGTGATGGGCGACCACCGCCAGAACTCGCTGGACTCCCGCTACCACCAGGAGCTGCCGGGCGGCGGCACCGTCTCCAACGACGAGGTCGTGGGCCGCGCGTTCACCATCGCCTGGCCGCTCAACCGCATCGACTGGCTCGGCATCCCGGGCACCTTCGACCAGAAGGGCATCAACGGCATGGCCGCGGCCGGCACGGCGGCCCCGGTGGCCGCGGGGCTCGCGGGCGCGGTGCCGGTCGTGCTGTGGCGGCGGCGCAGGCTCACCCGGCAGAGTGACGCGATCGAGGGCGCCGACCTCACCCGGGAGGGCTGACCGCGCGGGATACCGCCGGGTAGGGTGCCGTCCCAGATCGTCGATCTCCGGGACCCGCGCAGAACGCGGGTGACCGGGGGAGGAGCACTGGGATGAGCGGAACAGGACGTACGGACGACGGCCGCGGCCGCGGTCTCGGCAATCTGCTGTCGGGGCTGGCCGTGGCCGTCGGCTGTGTGCTCTTCCTCGGCGGGTTCGCCTGGGGCG encodes the following:
- the lepB gene encoding signal peptidase I translates to MDTEAQHTERDLPSTSQPGPERGSRSARFPALAALLEGPWRKAAALFAVCLVFLLLLSHFVLQPFLIPSGSMEPTLKVGDRVLVNKLAYRFGSHPARGDVVVFDGRGSFTDEPPDGNPVGRALRSAVASLGLREPEGNVYVKRVVGVGGDRIVCCDKGGRVRVNGTPVTEEYVHPGDAPSQVPFDIVVPDGTLFVLGDHRSRSSDSRDHLGSPGGGMVPVDHVVGRVDWIGWPFGRWSGIGGSGAFARVPAPGGAHG
- the lepB gene encoding signal peptidase I, with product MAVGARSGHDEPEERPDGPADPPAQAQADSGGGGTADGSGGDGEPGGSGSGPRKQRSFWKELPLLIGIALILALLIKTFLVQAFSIPSDSMQDTLQRGDRVLVDKLTPWFGSTPERGEVVVFHDPGGWLEDQKPAEPNAVQKFLSFIGLMPSAEEKDLIKRVIATGGDTVECKKGGPVKVNGHALNEPYIYPGDSACDDMPFGPIKVPKGRIWVMGDHRQNSLDSRYHQELPGGGTVSNDEVVGRAFTIAWPLNRIDWLGIPGTFDQKGINGMAAAGTAAPVAAGLAGAVPVVLWRRRRLTRQSDAIEGADLTREG